Proteins found in one Nerophis ophidion isolate RoL-2023_Sa linkage group LG21, RoL_Noph_v1.0, whole genome shotgun sequence genomic segment:
- the LOC133540144 gene encoding E3 ubiquitin-protein ligase znrf2-like yields MGAKPSSPAYDGRTRAYSSSDLPSGNAGGGERFAGFRYTNGPEGPRIRYTGPGPTSSGLSIPAGGRSGSDGTDGEDEGHRLLIGSLPAHLSPRLLTGFHCPVCSKFMASDEIEKHLLMCFSKSRLTYNKDILSRDSGECAICLEDLEQGDTIARLPCLCIYHKGCIDEWFEVNRSCPEHPSN; encoded by the exons ATGGGGGCCAAACCCAGCAGCCCCGCCTATGACGGCAGAACCCGGGCTTATTCCAGCTCCGACCTCCCGTCCGGGAACGCCGGCGGAGGGGAACGCTTTGCGGGCTTCAGGTACACCAACGGACCAGAGGGCCCCAGGATCAGGTACACGGGCCCAGGGCCCACCAGCTCGGGCCTGAGTATCCCAGCGGGGGGCAGGTCAGGCTCAGATGGCACAGATGGTGAGGATGAGGGCCACAGGTTGCTCATAGGGTCTCTACCGGCTCACCTGTCGCCTCGCCTGCTGACAG GTTTCCATTGTCCCGTCTGCTCCAAGTTCATGGCGTCTGATGAAATAGAGAAGCATCTGCTCATGTGTTTCAGCAAATCACGCCTTACCTACAACA AAGACATCCTGTCCAGAGATTCTGGTGAATGTGCCATCTGCTTGGAGGATCTGGAGCAAGGAGACACCATTGCCAGGCTCCCCTGCCTGTGTATCTACCATAAAGG ATGTATAGATGAGTGGTTTGAGGTGAATCGCTCATGCCCGGAACATCCCTCCAACTAG